In one Streptomyces marincola genomic region, the following are encoded:
- a CDS encoding class I SAM-dependent methyltransferase, which translates to MDRTVRTVEDVFALLDDLFASGPGTDRPATGDGTDFWDHFYSDRSRRVPFFVAKPDENLAAYLEQGLITPGRALDLGCGPGRNALHLAARGFEVDAVDLSPVAIRWAEERAHEAGAGIRFLRGDAFALSATELSGPYDLVVDSGCFHHLPPHRRVGYLALLDRVLAPGGHLALTCFAAGPGGMGSELSDADLYRERALRGGLAYTAASLRWVFSDLVEIELRRMREEPDDSAFFGRAFLWTALFRRQPAAAPGAARAAAGYARAARGARGRPRTASPGSSRTGKGQP; encoded by the coding sequence ATGGACCGGACCGTACGCACCGTCGAGGACGTGTTCGCGCTGTTGGACGACCTGTTCGCATCGGGGCCCGGGACCGACCGCCCGGCGACCGGCGACGGCACGGACTTCTGGGACCACTTCTACTCCGACCGGTCCCGGCGGGTCCCGTTCTTCGTGGCGAAGCCGGACGAGAACCTGGCCGCCTACCTCGAACAGGGCCTGATCACTCCGGGGCGTGCGCTCGACCTGGGCTGCGGACCGGGCCGCAATGCCCTGCACCTCGCCGCGCGGGGCTTCGAGGTGGACGCGGTCGACCTCTCCCCCGTCGCCATCAGGTGGGCCGAGGAACGGGCGCACGAGGCCGGGGCCGGCATCCGCTTCCTCCGCGGTGACGCCTTCGCCCTCTCCGCCACCGAGTTGAGCGGCCCCTACGACCTGGTCGTCGACTCGGGCTGCTTCCACCACCTGCCGCCGCACCGCCGCGTCGGCTACCTCGCTCTCCTCGACCGCGTTCTGGCCCCCGGCGGCCATCTCGCGCTCACCTGCTTCGCCGCCGGCCCCGGGGGCATGGGGTCGGAACTCTCCGACGCGGACCTCTACCGCGAGCGCGCGTTGCGGGGCGGCCTCGCCTACACGGCCGCGTCGCTGCGGTGGGTCTTCTCCGACCTGGTGGAGATCGAACTGCGCCGCATGCGGGAGGAGCCGGACGATTCGGCGTTCTTCGGCCGCGCGTTCCTGTGGACCGCGTTGTTCCGCCGGCAGCCGGCGGCGGCACCCGGCGCCGCGCGGGCCGCCGCCGGGTACGCTCGTGCCGCCCGCGGGGCGCGGGGCCGGCCACGGACGGCGTCCCCCGGAAGCAGCCGCACTGGGAAGGGGCAGCCATGA
- the cutA gene encoding divalent-cation tolerance protein CutA, with protein sequence MTGHITVMTTTDSKEAAEALAASAVEARAAACAQIDGPVTSVYRWDGEVRTEQEWRVLYKTPAAAFTRLAAHISSVHTYDTPEIIATEISHGSAAYLAWLTEETGQG encoded by the coding sequence ATGACCGGCCACATCACCGTGATGACCACGACCGACAGCAAGGAGGCCGCGGAGGCGCTGGCCGCGTCGGCCGTCGAGGCGCGGGCCGCGGCGTGCGCGCAGATCGACGGCCCGGTCACCAGCGTCTACCGCTGGGATGGCGAGGTCAGGACCGAGCAGGAGTGGCGCGTCCTCTACAAGACGCCGGCCGCCGCGTTCACCCGGCTCGCCGCGCACATCAGCAGCGTGCACACCTACGACACCCCCGAGATCATCGCCACCGAGATCTCGCACGGCAGCGCCGCCTACCTGGCCTGGCTGACGGAGGAGACCGGGCAGGGCTGA
- a CDS encoding ABC transporter ATP-binding protein: MASPEGPLDHRYRGEHPVRTLAYLFRPHRWRLAAACLVFTVKHSPVWLLPLVTAAIVDTVVLHLPLSQLWMSAGLIAVILAANTPLHLLWVRLMHGSVRRTGTTMRSALCTRMQQLSIGYHSRVSAGVLQTKVVRDVETVEQMVQQTSETGLGAVTVLAGGLIIIGVRTPEFLPVFLLVVPVASILIFRLRSRLRTHNEHFRQEVEHLSSRVSEMTRLISITRAHGLERDALRRMDGTLRRVLDSGRRLDLLNGRFASLAWVFLNALGIAFLTAAALIAYYEVWPITAGDVVMLSAFLTTLTNSTTTLMGLTPVITKGLESVRSIGEVLQAPELEHNEGKDQVEQVRGAVDFRQVGYAYEDAEAPAVRDFTLSVRPGETVALVGASGAGKSTVLNLVIGFIRPTSGRILLDGRDMTELDLRTYRHFVSVVPQESILFEGTVRQNVAYGMEGADEETVRQALVDANALEFVERLPQGLDTLVGDNGARLSGGQRQRLAIARALIRDPRILILDEATSALDTRSEALVQQALNRLVHGRTTFVVAHRLSTIRNADRIVVMQDGQIQEIGSHDELLRREGAYTRLQSPQLT, from the coding sequence GTGGCATCGCCGGAAGGTCCACTGGACCACCGATACCGAGGCGAACATCCCGTCCGCACTCTCGCCTACCTCTTCCGCCCGCACCGCTGGCGGCTGGCCGCAGCCTGTCTCGTCTTCACGGTCAAGCACAGCCCGGTCTGGCTGCTGCCGCTGGTCACCGCCGCCATCGTGGACACGGTGGTGCTGCATCTGCCGCTCAGCCAGCTGTGGATGAGCGCCGGGCTCATCGCGGTCATCCTGGCCGCCAACACGCCGCTGCACCTGCTGTGGGTCCGCCTCATGCACGGCAGCGTCCGCCGCACGGGGACGACGATGCGTTCCGCGCTGTGCACGCGCATGCAGCAACTCTCCATCGGCTACCACTCGCGCGTCAGCGCCGGCGTCCTCCAGACCAAGGTCGTGCGCGACGTGGAGACCGTCGAGCAGATGGTGCAGCAGACCTCGGAAACCGGCCTGGGCGCCGTCACGGTGCTGGCCGGCGGCCTGATCATCATCGGGGTGCGGACGCCCGAGTTCCTGCCCGTCTTCCTGCTCGTGGTGCCCGTCGCCTCGATCCTGATCTTCCGGCTGCGCAGCCGGTTGCGCACGCACAACGAGCACTTCCGCCAGGAGGTCGAGCACCTCTCCTCCCGCGTCAGCGAGATGACCCGCCTCATCTCCATCACCCGCGCCCACGGCCTCGAACGCGACGCGCTGCGCCGGATGGACGGCACGCTGCGGCGCGTTCTCGACTCGGGCCGGCGCCTCGACCTGCTCAACGGCCGCTTCGCCTCCCTCGCCTGGGTCTTCCTGAACGCGCTCGGCATCGCCTTCCTCACCGCTGCGGCGCTGATCGCGTACTACGAGGTGTGGCCGATCACCGCCGGCGACGTCGTCATGCTCAGCGCGTTCCTCACCACGCTCACCAACTCCACGACGACCCTGATGGGCCTGACCCCCGTCATCACCAAGGGACTCGAATCCGTCCGCTCCATCGGCGAGGTGCTCCAGGCCCCCGAACTCGAACACAACGAGGGCAAGGACCAGGTCGAGCAGGTGCGCGGCGCCGTGGACTTCCGGCAGGTCGGCTACGCCTACGAGGACGCGGAGGCGCCCGCGGTGCGGGACTTCACGCTGTCCGTCCGGCCGGGCGAGACGGTCGCGCTCGTGGGCGCTTCGGGTGCGGGCAAGTCGACCGTGCTCAACCTCGTCATCGGCTTCATCCGCCCCACCTCGGGCCGCATCCTGCTCGACGGCCGCGACATGACCGAACTCGACCTGCGCACCTACCGGCACTTCGTGTCCGTGGTGCCGCAGGAGTCGATCCTGTTCGAGGGCACCGTGCGGCAGAACGTGGCCTACGGGATGGAGGGCGCGGACGAGGAGACCGTGCGCCAGGCGCTCGTGGACGCCAACGCGCTGGAGTTCGTCGAACGCCTGCCGCAGGGGCTCGACACGCTCGTCGGCGACAACGGCGCCCGGCTCTCTGGCGGGCAGCGGCAGCGGCTCGCGATCGCCAGGGCCCTGATCCGCGACCCTCGCATCCTGATCCTCGACGAGGCCACCTCGGCCCTCGACACCCGCTCCGAGGCGCTGGTGCAGCAGGCGCTGAACCGGCTGGTGCACGGGCGCACGACGTTCGTCGTCGCACACCGCCTGTCCACCATCCGCAACGCCGACCGCATCGTGGTCATGCAGGACGGGCAGATCCAGGAGATCGGCTCGCACGACGAACTGCTCCGGCGCGAAGGCGCCTACACCCGCCTCCAGAGCCCGCAGCTCACCTGA
- a CDS encoding S8 family peptidase, whose protein sequence is MRENSEYTRGHTPPRHPAGGERRTRHRHRRPAAAVAIALAMAGGPLLAAPAAADPPGAPAPGADGQDLARGAAHEITLITGDRVTLDASGAVLGVERGQGREDIPVEVTGTSEGTFVVPADARPLIAQGLVDLRLFDVAELSRPEYARLAGDGIPVIASYEGERPARLFADDGVRVRAELESIGAEALTVSPEGAAGWWASLTGPRTLSAGATSLSLDSVRTASLDRSVPQIGAPAAWDAGFDGAGVTIAILDSGIDTTHPDLDEGKVVAAANFSDDEGTEDRYGHGTHVASIAAGARGAYTGVAPGVSLLNGKVLDDFGGGMDSQIIAGMEWAVEQGADIVNMSLGSSDTPGVDPLEEAIDRLSAETDVLFVLSAGNLGPEPGTLGSPGTADAALTVGSVDKDDALAGNSSIGPRVDDAALKPDLTAPGVDIAAAAAEGSWLADGREPVGEGYMHLSGTSMAAPHVAGAAALLAQQHPDWSGERLKAALVASAGPVAGYSAYQQGAGRTDVAAAIEQTVVAEPVSLSFGAQEWPHADNEPVTRELTYRNLGTEDVTLDLSLTAVGPDGGPAPEGTFRLGADAVTVPAGGTATVDATADTAFGTDTPTGAYSMFVTASGDGHTVGTAGAIELNGESHALTIEAVEVDGSAPAHWSGTLIDRTTGASTYLSVEGGSHVMRLPDGGDYLLLSSMQGEGWSARHTVVLPTLDEDTTVTVDAREAEEVELSVADENAEPFYAMNNIALPALNANSGWEALDGTVLLTQHLGPALPEGELVATHQTSWAAGDTEYHTMVERTGTYFTGHEQRFTRDELAEVRLTLGAPTEDTTGWLQVAGGRRGGTGPERDLPADVTLYVTGGTWSYTLNFAGPGEQGSFTASGQEFTAGDTYRDSMGVGVFAPMPPGEGALARVDNRIDAFLTTVSDGSAHYGHISGGHGTTTLSYEGEVIHTQDDFLRGWGSFEVPSAEGRYELTTTALRPDAGVSTEISATFGFTSAPDPDGAVRSIPVSLVRFSPELASDSTAPAGEEIRVPVTVEGTAAEDGPASLTVRVSDDGGATWQEAPVTDGAISVANPAAGGSVSFHAELTDREGNTTEQTIIDAYRTA, encoded by the coding sequence GTGCGAGAGAACTCTGAGTACACACGGGGTCACACACCCCCACGTCATCCGGCGGGCGGCGAACGCCGTACGCGCCACCGGCACAGGAGACCCGCCGCGGCCGTCGCCATCGCCCTGGCCATGGCCGGGGGCCCGCTGCTGGCCGCACCGGCCGCCGCCGACCCGCCCGGCGCTCCGGCGCCCGGCGCCGACGGGCAGGACCTGGCGCGGGGCGCGGCCCACGAGATCACCCTCATCACCGGTGACCGGGTCACGCTCGACGCCTCAGGCGCCGTACTCGGCGTCGAGCGGGGTCAGGGCCGCGAGGACATACCGGTCGAGGTGACCGGGACGAGCGAGGGCACGTTCGTCGTCCCCGCGGACGCGCGCCCGCTGATCGCCCAAGGGCTCGTCGACCTCCGGCTGTTCGACGTCGCGGAGCTGAGCCGGCCGGAGTACGCCCGCCTGGCCGGGGACGGCATCCCCGTGATCGCCTCCTACGAGGGCGAACGGCCCGCCCGGCTGTTCGCGGACGACGGCGTGCGGGTGCGCGCCGAGTTGGAGAGCATCGGCGCCGAGGCGCTGACGGTCTCCCCCGAGGGCGCGGCCGGGTGGTGGGCGTCGCTGACCGGACCGCGCACCCTGTCCGCCGGGGCCACATCCCTTTCGCTCGACAGCGTCAGGACCGCGTCGCTCGACCGCAGCGTGCCGCAGATCGGGGCACCGGCCGCGTGGGACGCGGGATTCGACGGCGCCGGCGTGACCATCGCGATCCTGGACAGCGGAATCGACACGACGCACCCCGACCTGGACGAGGGGAAGGTCGTCGCCGCGGCCAACTTCAGCGACGACGAGGGCACCGAGGACCGCTACGGCCACGGCACGCACGTCGCGTCGATCGCGGCCGGCGCGCGCGGCGCGTACACCGGGGTGGCCCCGGGCGTCTCCCTGCTCAACGGCAAGGTGCTCGACGACTTCGGCGGCGGCATGGACTCCCAGATCATCGCCGGCATGGAGTGGGCCGTCGAGCAGGGCGCCGACATCGTCAACATGAGCCTGGGCAGCAGCGACACGCCGGGCGTCGATCCGCTGGAGGAGGCGATCGACCGGCTGTCGGCGGAGACCGACGTCCTGTTCGTCCTCTCCGCGGGCAACCTGGGCCCCGAGCCCGGCACCCTCGGCTCGCCCGGCACGGCGGACGCGGCGCTGACGGTGGGCTCGGTGGACAAGGACGACGCCCTGGCCGGAAACTCCTCGATCGGCCCGCGCGTGGACGACGCGGCGCTGAAGCCCGACCTGACGGCGCCCGGTGTGGACATCGCCGCGGCGGCGGCCGAGGGCAGCTGGCTCGCGGACGGCAGGGAGCCGGTCGGCGAGGGCTACATGCACCTGTCGGGCACCTCGATGGCCGCGCCGCACGTCGCGGGTGCTGCCGCGCTGCTCGCGCAGCAGCACCCGGACTGGAGCGGGGAGCGCCTGAAGGCCGCGCTCGTGGCCTCGGCCGGTCCCGTCGCGGGGTACAGCGCGTACCAGCAGGGCGCGGGGCGCACGGACGTGGCCGCGGCGATCGAGCAGACGGTCGTGGCCGAGCCGGTGTCCCTCAGCTTCGGCGCGCAGGAGTGGCCGCACGCGGACAACGAGCCGGTCACGCGGGAGCTGACGTACCGCAACCTCGGCACCGAGGACGTCACGCTGGACCTCTCGCTGACCGCGGTGGGTCCCGACGGCGGCCCCGCCCCCGAGGGCACCTTCCGGCTCGGCGCCGACGCGGTCACCGTGCCCGCCGGCGGCACCGCCACCGTCGACGCGACGGCCGACACGGCCTTCGGCACCGACACGCCCACGGGCGCCTACAGCATGTTCGTGACGGCCTCGGGCGACGGGCACACGGTGGGCACCGCCGGCGCGATCGAGCTGAACGGCGAGTCCCACGCCCTGACCATCGAGGCCGTCGAGGTGGACGGCTCGGCCCCGGCGCACTGGTCCGGGACGCTGATCGACCGCACCACCGGCGCGTCGACCTACCTCTCCGTCGAGGGCGGCTCGCACGTCATGCGGCTGCCCGACGGCGGCGACTACCTGCTGCTGTCCTCCATGCAGGGCGAGGGCTGGTCCGCCCGGCACACCGTCGTCCTGCCCACCCTGGACGAGGACACCACCGTGACGGTCGACGCCCGGGAGGCCGAGGAGGTCGAGCTGTCGGTGGCCGACGAGAACGCCGAGCCGTTCTACGCCATGAACAACATCGCGCTGCCGGCCCTCAACGCCAACAGCGGTTGGGAGGCGTTGGACGGCACCGTGCTCCTCACCCAGCACCTGGGGCCCGCGCTGCCGGAGGGCGAACTGGTCGCCACCCACCAGACGTCCTGGGCGGCCGGCGACACCGAGTACCACACGATGGTCGAGCGGACGGGCACCTACTTCACGGGCCACGAGCAGCGGTTCACGCGCGATGAGCTGGCCGAGGTGCGGCTGACCCTGGGCGCGCCCACCGAGGACACCACGGGATGGCTCCAGGTCGCGGGCGGCCGACGCGGCGGGACGGGACCGGAACGCGACCTGCCGGCCGACGTCACGCTGTATGTGACCGGCGGGACCTGGTCGTACACCCTGAACTTCGCCGGCCCGGGCGAGCAGGGCTCGTTCACCGCATCCGGGCAGGAGTTCACCGCGGGCGACACCTACCGCGACAGCATGGGGGTCGGGGTGTTCGCCCCGATGCCGCCGGGCGAGGGCGCTCTGGCACGGGTGGACAACCGGATCGACGCCTTCCTGACGACCGTGTCGGACGGTTCCGCGCACTACGGCCACATCTCCGGCGGCCACGGCACGACCACCTTGTCCTACGAGGGAGAGGTGATCCACACCCAGGACGACTTCCTCCGGGGCTGGGGCAGCTTCGAGGTGCCTTCGGCCGAGGGCCGCTACGAGCTGACCACGACGGCCCTGCGCCCCGACGCCGGGGTGAGCACGGAGATATCGGCGACGTTCGGGTTCACCTCGGCCCCCGACCCCGACGGCGCGGTGCGCTCGATACCGGTCTCGCTCGTGCGCTTCTCCCCGGAGCTGGCGTCCGACAGCACGGCGCCGGCCGGTGAGGAGATACGCGTTCCGGTGACCGTGGAGGGCACGGCGGCCGAGGACGGCCCCGCGTCCCTGACGGTCCGGGTCTCCGACGACGGCGGCGCGACCTGGCAGGAGGCGCCGGTCACCGATGGCGCGATATCGGTGGCGAATCCGGCGGCCGGCGGTTCGGTGTCGTTCCACGCCGAGCTGACCGACCGGGAGGGCAACACCACGGAGCAGACGATCATCGACGCGTACCGGACCGCCTGA
- a CDS encoding DUF998 domain-containing protein, with protein MTVSQVRAPYSLLHNTISDAGAATCTSVSYPWGPVPVCSPLSWLLNAVTILSGVTLAAGAVLLHRWFPAGRSRTWATGMAAVSGLSLIGTGLVPLDVNLALHALVAAPQLLTFPALLLFLASVLRDVSRSSSRTCVVAAAVSTAGTVAFLLRVEEPLGGGMLERTALWPLYLALVPIGLVLSRAGRVAGRP; from the coding sequence GTGACCGTCAGCCAGGTGCGAGCCCCCTACAGCCTGCTGCACAACACCATCAGCGACGCCGGGGCCGCGACCTGCACCAGCGTCTCCTACCCCTGGGGGCCCGTACCGGTCTGTTCGCCGCTGAGCTGGCTACTCAACGCCGTGACGATCCTTTCCGGCGTCACGTTGGCCGCCGGCGCGGTGCTGCTGCACCGATGGTTCCCCGCAGGCCGTTCCCGGACCTGGGCGACCGGAATGGCGGCGGTGTCCGGGCTGTCTCTGATCGGCACCGGGCTCGTGCCGCTTGACGTCAATCTCGCCCTGCACGCGTTGGTGGCGGCGCCTCAGCTCCTCACCTTTCCCGCGCTTCTGCTGTTCCTGGCATCGGTGCTCCGCGATGTGTCGCGTTCCTCGTCCCGGACGTGCGTCGTTGCCGCGGCCGTATCCACCGCCGGGACGGTCGCCTTCCTCCTGCGCGTCGAGGAACCCCTCGGTGGCGGCATGCTTGAGCGGACCGCGCTGTGGCCGCTCTACCTCGCGCTCGTGCCGATCGGCCTCGTGCTCAGTCGGGCCGGCCGAGTTGCTGGTCGCCCGTGA